One window of Archangium lipolyticum genomic DNA carries:
- a CDS encoding VOC family protein produces MTVRFNHTIIAAKDKVRSAKFLAELLGLPEPKPFSHFQAVTLDDGVSLDYIDTDTDFPGQHYAFLVSDDVFDALITKLRDRGIEHWADPRGQRRNEINTNYGGRGVYFQDPSGHYMEAITVPYGGW; encoded by the coding sequence ATGACGGTCCGTTTCAACCACACCATCATCGCCGCGAAGGACAAGGTGCGCTCAGCGAAGTTCCTCGCCGAGCTCCTCGGGCTCCCCGAGCCGAAGCCCTTCAGTCACTTCCAGGCGGTCACACTGGATGATGGGGTGTCGCTCGATTACATCGACACCGACACCGACTTCCCCGGCCAACACTATGCGTTCCTCGTGTCGGACGACGTGTTCGACGCGCTGATCACCAAGCTGCGCGATCGGGGGATCGAACACTGGGCGGACCCACGCGGCCAGCGCCGCAATGAGATCAACACCAACTACGGGGGCCGCGGGGTCTATTTCCAGGATCCGTCAGGACACTACATGGAGGCCATCACCGTCCCCTACGGTGGCTGGTGA